One part of the Paraglaciecola sp. L3A3 genome encodes these proteins:
- a CDS encoding DUF1330 domain-containing protein produces the protein MTHYSVIAVTPTNQDWIADYAAATETIVNKHGGKYIARTDSHEYLEGEGSTVNVRVIIQWPSKEAAIAFMTDPEYIPHLQARTAGSDSQHILIAGIE, from the coding sequence ATGACTCATTATTCAGTGATAGCAGTCACCCCCACTAATCAGGATTGGATAGCTGACTATGCTGCGGCAACAGAAACCATAGTCAACAAACATGGTGGAAAATACATTGCTCGTACAGATAGTCACGAATATCTTGAAGGTGAAGGCTCAACAGTTAATGTACGTGTGATTATTCAGTGGCCTTCAAAAGAAGCTGCAATCGCATTTATGACCGACCCTGAATACATACCTCATTTACAAGCGCGAACAGCGGGCTCTGACAGCCAACATATTTTAATTGCTGGCATCGAATAG
- a CDS encoding zinc-dependent alcohol dehydrogenase family protein translates to MKAAIIKAFGGPEVFAVADIAKPQIKAGHVLVNIKASSINTVDTMIREMGTELPFAPPLPAVLGMDFAGIVEEVGEGVTDYNVGDEVYGCAGGLGNLPGTLAEYIVADIDLIARKAKNLTMREAAAIPLVGITAYEGLIRAGISQGQNVLVHGGSGGVGHIALQLANHFGANVFATGGGDKQIALIEKLGATAINYKTETVTDYVQKHTDGAGFELIFDSVGGANMTKSFEAAALNGQIASTVSLLEIDLSVAHFKGLSLHVVFMLIPMLHNFKRAAHGKILQQLTEIAEAGGLTPVLDELTFSLEQASEAQARLSSGQGMGKVVVDIYPA, encoded by the coding sequence ATGAAAGCAGCAATTATAAAAGCATTTGGTGGCCCTGAAGTATTTGCAGTGGCAGACATAGCTAAACCACAAATTAAAGCGGGTCACGTTTTAGTTAATATCAAAGCTTCTAGTATTAATACAGTAGATACTATGATTCGTGAAATGGGTACAGAATTACCTTTCGCGCCGCCTCTACCTGCCGTATTGGGTATGGATTTTGCTGGAATAGTTGAAGAAGTGGGTGAAGGTGTGACAGATTATAACGTAGGTGATGAAGTCTACGGTTGTGCTGGCGGACTAGGCAACTTACCTGGCACCTTAGCTGAATATATAGTTGCCGACATCGATCTAATCGCTCGTAAAGCAAAAAATTTAACCATGCGTGAAGCGGCCGCTATTCCTTTGGTGGGTATTACTGCATACGAAGGGTTAATTCGTGCAGGTATCAGCCAAGGCCAAAACGTATTAGTGCACGGTGGTTCAGGTGGTGTAGGTCATATTGCTTTACAACTGGCCAATCACTTTGGCGCAAACGTTTTTGCTACTGGTGGCGGTGACAAACAAATAGCGTTGATCGAAAAATTAGGCGCAACAGCGATTAATTACAAAACAGAAACAGTGACTGACTATGTACAAAAACATACAGATGGTGCAGGTTTTGAACTTATATTTGATTCTGTCGGTGGCGCGAACATGACAAAATCTTTTGAAGCTGCAGCGTTAAATGGACAAATTGCTTCGACTGTATCTTTACTTGAAATAGATTTATCTGTGGCTCACTTTAAAGGTTTATCTTTACACGTAGTCTTTATGTTGATCCCTATGCTACATAACTTCAAACGTGCCGCACATGGAAAAATCCTACAACAATTAACTGAAATAGCTGAAGCCGGTGGATTAACTCCAGTATTAGACGAACTGACATTTTCACTAGAGCAAGCGAGTGAAGCTCAGGCCCGTTTATCAAGTGGTCAAGGTATGGGTAAAGTTGTGGTTGATATCTACCCTGCATAA